The Microbacterium sp. Nx66 genome contains a region encoding:
- a CDS encoding acetyl/propionyl/methylcrotonyl-CoA carboxylase subunit alpha, whose amino-acid sequence MTTVLIANRGEIAVRVIRACAEAGYTSVAVYADQDADALHVRLADEAIGLGGDTAATTYLSVEALIDAARRSGADAVHPGYGFLSESAAFARAVEDAGLVWIGPSPESIDALGDKMTARRIAQRVGAPLAAGTDQPLSGPQEAVAFAEEHGLPIAIKAAFGGGGRGLKVVRELSEVADAFDAATREATAAFGRGECFVERFLESPRHIEVQVLGDGRGGVVVVGDRDCSMQRRNQKLIEEAPAPGLTEAQRAAFHDAARAICAEVQYRGAGTVEFLLAADGTISFLEVNTRLQVEHPVTEEVTGTDLVREQFRIAFGEGPSFTDTPAPTGHAFEFRINAEDPGRGFLPSPGRVDALRIPGGPGVRWDSGIEAGDTVQPAFDSMIAKLIVHAETRDAALVRARRALRELAVEGPATVIPFDLRAIDDPAFATATFAVHTQWIETVLLPALESQPRPAVAPVSGLQRFPVEIDGRRVMLGLPAELLAGIGRPAGEAAAPVSAADPSELRAPAPGTLVRWLVDDGAEVAEGDPVAVLDAMKMETTVTAHRAGTLTPRADTGATLSADALLATIA is encoded by the coding sequence ATGACCACTGTGCTGATCGCCAACCGCGGCGAGATCGCGGTCCGCGTGATCCGCGCGTGCGCCGAGGCCGGCTACACGTCGGTCGCCGTCTACGCCGACCAGGACGCCGACGCCCTGCACGTGCGGCTCGCGGACGAGGCGATCGGCCTGGGCGGCGACACCGCGGCGACGACGTACCTGTCGGTCGAGGCGCTGATCGACGCGGCCCGCCGCAGCGGTGCCGATGCCGTGCACCCCGGCTACGGCTTCCTCTCCGAGAGCGCCGCGTTCGCGCGAGCCGTCGAGGACGCCGGACTCGTCTGGATCGGACCCTCGCCGGAGAGCATCGACGCACTCGGTGACAAGATGACCGCGCGTCGGATCGCCCAGCGTGTGGGGGCCCCGCTCGCCGCCGGCACGGATCAGCCGTTGTCCGGACCGCAGGAGGCGGTGGCGTTCGCCGAGGAGCACGGCCTCCCGATCGCGATCAAGGCCGCGTTCGGTGGCGGCGGCCGAGGGCTCAAGGTCGTCCGCGAGCTGTCCGAGGTCGCCGACGCGTTCGACGCGGCCACCCGTGAGGCGACCGCGGCATTCGGCCGCGGGGAGTGCTTCGTGGAGCGCTTCCTGGAGAGCCCGCGACACATCGAGGTGCAGGTGCTCGGCGACGGGCGCGGCGGCGTCGTCGTCGTGGGCGACCGCGACTGCTCCATGCAGCGGCGCAACCAGAAGCTCATCGAAGAGGCTCCCGCGCCCGGCCTGACGGAGGCGCAGCGGGCGGCGTTCCATGACGCGGCGCGGGCGATCTGCGCCGAGGTGCAGTACCGCGGCGCCGGCACGGTCGAGTTCCTCCTCGCCGCGGACGGCACGATCTCGTTCCTCGAGGTGAACACCCGGCTGCAGGTCGAGCACCCCGTGACCGAGGAGGTCACCGGGACCGACCTCGTCCGCGAGCAGTTCCGGATCGCGTTCGGCGAGGGGCCGTCCTTCACCGACACCCCGGCTCCGACCGGGCATGCGTTCGAGTTCCGCATCAACGCCGAAGACCCCGGCCGCGGATTCCTGCCCAGCCCCGGACGGGTGGATGCCCTGCGCATCCCCGGCGGACCCGGCGTGCGGTGGGACAGCGGCATCGAGGCCGGCGACACCGTGCAGCCCGCGTTCGACTCGATGATCGCGAAGCTCATCGTGCACGCGGAGACCCGGGACGCGGCGCTCGTGCGGGCGCGTCGAGCGCTGCGGGAGCTCGCCGTCGAGGGTCCGGCGACCGTGATCCCGTTCGACCTCCGCGCCATCGACGACCCCGCGTTCGCGACCGCGACCTTCGCCGTGCACACCCAGTGGATCGAGACCGTGCTGCTCCCGGCGCTGGAGTCGCAGCCGCGCCCCGCGGTCGCCCCGGTCTCCGGACTGCAGCGCTTCCCGGTGGAGATCGACGGCCGCCGCGTGATGCTCGGTCTGCCCGCGGAGCTGCTGGCCGGCATCGGCCGTCCGGCGGGAGAGGCCGCTGCACCCGTGTCTGCGGCGGACCCCTCCGAGCTCCGGGCTCCCGCGCCGGGCACGCTCGTGCGGTGGCTCGTCGACGACGGGGCCGAGGTGGCCGAGGGAGACCCGGTGGCCGTGCTCGACGCGATGAAGATGGAGACGACGGTCACCGCGCACCGCGCCGGCACCCTCACTCCTCGCGCCGACACCGGCGCGACCCTCTCCGCCGACGCCCTCCTCGCCACGATCGCCTGA